The following coding sequences are from one bacterium window:
- a CDS encoding cobalamin B12-binding domain-containing protein translates to MAVAKIRILIAKPGLDGHDRGAKVVARALRDAGYEVIYTGLHQTPDMIATAAIQEDVDAIGLSILSGAHNVLLPRLMVLLREQGVTDIQVFAGGIIPDEDLAGLQSAGIAAVFTPGTSLEQIVTWVREHVKPRGVTA, encoded by the coding sequence ATGGCAGTGGCCAAGATCAGAATCCTGATTGCCAAGCCCGGCCTCGACGGGCATGACCGAGGGGCCAAGGTGGTGGCGCGCGCGCTGCGCGACGCCGGTTATGAGGTCATATACACGGGCCTCCACCAGACTCCTGACATGATCGCCACCGCTGCCATCCAGGAGGATGTGGACGCCATCGGGCTCAGCATCCTGTCGGGCGCGCACAACGTCTTGCTGCCCCGGTTGATGGTGCTCCTGCGGGAGCAGGGGGTGACGGATATTCAGGTGTTTGCGGGCGGTATCATCCCGGACGAAGACCTCGCGGGATTGCAGTCGGCCGGGATCGCCGCGGTGTTCACCCCCGGCACCTCGCTCGAACAGATCGTGACT